A stretch of Campylobacter concisus DNA encodes these proteins:
- the folK gene encoding 2-amino-4-hydroxy-6-hydroxymethyldihydropteridine diphosphokinase — protein MRLAGARKIVKSRFCPSFFQKRDEFKYEALVGMGGNIGNSAKRFDKFIRVVSEDRRFHVVEVSPILINAAFGYEAQDDFSNAVINLQTSMSPRETLKILGHYESKFKRIRTFKNAPRTLDLDILYFSKKVYKTPRLIVPHPGADKRLSVIVPLGLMRG, from the coding sequence ATGAGGCTAGCTGGAGCAAGAAAGATCGTAAAAAGCCGTTTTTGCCCTAGTTTTTTTCAAAAAAGAGATGAGTTTAAGTATGAGGCGCTAGTTGGCATGGGTGGCAACATCGGTAATAGCGCAAAGAGGTTTGATAAATTTATAAGAGTGGTTAGTGAAGATAGGCGTTTTCACGTAGTTGAAGTCTCGCCGATCCTTATAAATGCGGCGTTTGGTTATGAAGCGCAGGATGATTTTAGTAACGCTGTTATAAATTTACAAACATCTATGAGCCCTAGAGAAACTCTAAAAATTTTGGGGCACTATGAGAGTAAATTTAAGCGTATCAGGACATTTAAAAATGCGCCGCGCACGCTTGATCTGGATATTTTGTATTTTAGTAAAAAAGTCTATAAAACGCCGCGCCTTATCGTTCCACACCCAGGAGCCGATAAGAGGCTTAGCGTGATCGTGCCACTAGGGCTTATGAGAGGTTAA
- a CDS encoding metal-dependent hydrolase, whose protein sequence is MEILKAKKIITGGENPKILRNSCVVIENDKILEITSEKEAQKKFKDAKIYDFGESVIAPAFVNTHVHLEFSSNVSTLKYGDFIKWLGSIVDKGGELAKMDAKKAMNGAINSLLKSGVCTIGEISSFGSDLEILASSPLKVVLFSEILGSSEKMCEQNLQNFLAKFEKTKGYKNKNFTPAISLHSPYSVHPKLAKAALEMAKKDELLVSTHFLESKAEKQWLERGSGGFKKHLLRFSPDPRPMYDAKSYFEMFREINTLFTHCVYVSDFAKFKPHHSVTHCAVSNRLLGKKALNLKEIFKNNVSLNIGTDGLSSNISLNFWHELRAALFTHASLNLNELATRLFVAATHEGAKALRTNNGEIRAGRAADLAIYNDLECDDSELILQLILHTNETKKLYIGGKICKF, encoded by the coding sequence GTGGAAATTTTAAAAGCAAAAAAGATCATCACTGGCGGAGAAAATCCAAAAATTTTAAGGAATTCTTGTGTTGTTATTGAAAATGATAAAATTTTAGAAATTACAAGCGAAAAAGAGGCGCAAAAAAAATTTAAAGATGCAAAAATTTACGACTTTGGTGAGAGCGTAATCGCCCCAGCGTTCGTAAATACGCACGTTCATTTGGAGTTTAGCTCAAATGTTAGCACGCTAAAATATGGCGACTTTATAAAGTGGCTTGGCTCTATCGTCGATAAAGGCGGCGAGCTAGCTAAAATGGACGCCAAAAAAGCGATGAACGGGGCTATAAATTCACTGCTTAAAAGTGGAGTTTGCACTATTGGCGAGATCTCTAGCTTTGGCTCGGATCTTGAAATTTTAGCCAGCAGCCCATTAAAAGTCGTGCTTTTTAGTGAAATTTTAGGCTCAAGCGAGAAGATGTGCGAACAAAATTTGCAAAATTTCTTAGCCAAATTTGAAAAGACAAAGGGCTATAAAAACAAAAATTTCACCCCAGCCATCTCGCTGCACTCGCCCTACTCTGTGCACCCCAAGCTTGCCAAAGCTGCCCTTGAAATGGCTAAAAAAGATGAGCTACTTGTAAGCACACACTTTTTAGAGAGCAAGGCTGAAAAGCAGTGGCTAGAACGTGGCAGTGGTGGCTTTAAAAAACATCTTTTAAGATTTAGCCCAGATCCAAGGCCGATGTATGACGCTAAGAGCTATTTTGAGATGTTTCGTGAGATAAATACGCTATTTACGCACTGCGTTTATGTGAGTGATTTTGCTAAATTTAAGCCTCATCATAGCGTTACACACTGCGCCGTTTCAAACAGGCTACTTGGCAAAAAGGCGCTAAATTTAAAAGAAATTTTCAAAAACAATGTGAGCTTAAATATCGGCACAGACGGTCTTAGCTCAAATATCAGCCTAAATTTCTGGCATGAACTAAGAGCCGCCCTATTTACCCACGCTAGCCTTAATCTAAACGAGCTTGCCACCAGACTTTTTGTCGCTGCAACGCATGAAGGCGCAAAGGCACTTAGGACGAATAACGGCGAGATAAGAGCTGGACGTGCGGCCGATCTGGCCATCTATAACGACCTAGAGTGCGATGACAGTGAGCTAATATTACAGCTCATACTTCACACAAACGAGACTAAAAAACTATATATCGGAGGCAAAATTTGCAAATTTTAA
- a CDS encoding aminopeptidase P family protein has translation MNFILKDENAVFYECGYSCDNEFLLCVDGVKYFFTDARYYFEAKSCVNAGVVVLLVQRNLISEVRAFLRKMKPSSLVFNPDELSISEFNALSKGFKINFKPKVNFSRLKRICKSEDEIKILKKASEFGAKCFDEFAKFVRENGERMSEKELHFNASLIFRQKNELGLSFDPIVAINENAAKAHALPGDKILKRGDLLLLDAGVKFKRYCSDRTRTACFDENFNFSKEQKFKNAKMQEIYEIVKEAQAAAIKVARAGVRACEIDLAARNVIAKAGYEKAFFHSTGHGVGVDIHELPVISARSETLIKEGMVFSVEPGIYLENEFGVRIEDVVVAREGGCEIL, from the coding sequence ATGAATTTCATCTTAAAGGACGAAAACGCCGTATTTTACGAGTGCGGTTATAGCTGTGATAATGAGTTTTTGCTATGCGTTGATGGCGTGAAATACTTTTTTACGGATGCGAGGTATTATTTTGAGGCAAAAAGCTGCGTAAATGCAGGCGTGGTCGTTCTTTTAGTGCAGAGAAATTTAATAAGCGAGGTCAGGGCATTTTTAAGAAAGATGAAGCCAAGTAGCCTCGTTTTTAACCCTGATGAGCTAAGTATCAGCGAGTTTAACGCACTTAGCAAAGGTTTTAAGATAAATTTCAAGCCAAAGGTAAATTTTTCTAGGCTAAAGAGAATTTGCAAAAGCGAAGATGAGATAAAAATTTTAAAAAAAGCTAGCGAATTTGGGGCGAAATGCTTTGATGAATTTGCTAAATTTGTGCGTGAAAATGGCGAAAGAATGAGTGAGAAAGAGCTTCATTTTAACGCCTCGCTCATTTTTAGGCAAAAAAACGAGCTAGGTCTTAGCTTCGATCCGATCGTGGCGATAAACGAAAATGCCGCAAAGGCGCATGCGCTACCTGGGGATAAAATTTTAAAAAGGGGCGATTTGCTACTACTTGATGCTGGAGTTAAATTTAAGCGATACTGCTCTGATCGCACCAGAACTGCTTGCTTTGATGAAAATTTTAACTTCTCAAAGGAGCAAAAATTTAAAAATGCCAAAATGCAAGAAATTTACGAGATCGTAAAAGAGGCTCAGGCTGCTGCGATAAAGGTCGCAAGAGCTGGCGTTAGGGCGTGCGAGATAGACCTTGCAGCAAGAAACGTGATAGCAAAGGCTGGATATGAAAAGGCCTTTTTCCACTCGACAGGACACGGCGTGGGTGTCGATATACACGAGCTTCCAGTCATCTCAGCAAGGAGCGAAACGCTCATAAAAGAGGGCATGGTCTTTAGCGTGGAGCCTGGAATTTATCTAGAAAATGAATTTGGTGTGCGCATCGAGGACGTAGTGGTCGCAAGAGAAGGTGGGTGCGAAATTTTATGA
- a CDS encoding SelT/SelW/SelH family (seleno)protein, with translation MQVKIIYCNSUNYRPVASRVEDEIKANFSDARVEKVIGGGGNFIVEVDGDVIFSKKDRIGNDEARFPHGEEITTLINKYLKEKSA, from the coding sequence ATGCAAGTAAAAATTATTTACTGCAACTCTTGAAACTATCGTCCGGTAGCTTCTCGTGTAGAAGATGAAATAAAAGCGAACTTTAGTGATGCAAGAGTCGAAAAGGTTATAGGTGGTGGTGGAAATTTCATTGTCGAGGTTGATGGAGATGTTATATTTTCTAAGAAAGATCGCATCGGAAATGATGAAGCGAGATTTCCTCACGGTGAAGAGATCACAACTCTTATAAACAAATATCTTAAAGAAAAGTCGGCTTAA
- a CDS encoding glutamate--tRNA ligase family protein has product MRLDQEINDYLPPNGGIASRIAPTPSGFLHAGNAYNFILTYLLTRSVSGVLRLRIDDYDLSRYRQEFVQNIFDVLEFLGLEYDKGPISVSDFERNFSFKVRAKRYEDILEKLDEIYICECSRTTKCAYKNGIYTKICKDKNLKFTKDKTAIRLSIDEYDELGKVVAVQMGDFLIYKKDFIPAYNLASVIDDEDMGVNLVIRGEDLLPCTLAQRYLAKRLKFGFGK; this is encoded by the coding sequence ATGAGGCTAGACCAAGAGATTAATGACTATTTGCCACCAAATGGTGGCATAGCATCCCGTATAGCTCCTACGCCTAGTGGGTTTTTGCATGCTGGCAATGCTTATAACTTTATCCTAACCTATCTTTTGACACGTTCGGTAAGTGGCGTTTTACGCTTACGTATCGATGATTATGATCTTAGTAGATACCGGCAAGAATTTGTTCAAAATATCTTTGATGTTTTAGAATTTTTAGGGCTTGAATATGATAAAGGGCCAATTAGCGTAAGTGACTTTGAACGTAATTTTAGCTTTAAAGTAAGAGCTAAAAGATACGAAGATATACTTGAAAAACTGGATGAAATTTATATCTGCGAATGTTCTAGAACTACAAAGTGTGCCTATAAAAACGGCATTTACACTAAAATATGCAAAGATAAAAATCTTAAATTTACAAAAGATAAAACCGCCATTAGGTTAAGCATTGATGAATACGATGAGCTAGGTAAGGTTGTCGCAGTGCAGATGGGTGATTTTTTGATTTATAAAAAGGATTTTATTCCGGCTTATAACCTTGCAAGCGTGATAGATGACGAGGATATGGGCGTAAATTTGGTTATTAGAGGAGAAGATCTGCTGCCTTGCACACTAGCTCAAAGATACCTTGCAAAAAGGCTAAAATTTGGTTTTGGAAAGTGA
- the sppA gene encoding signal peptide peptidase SppA encodes MQILRLIFRGILGIFKFINSYFKALIFLLILFLIFAPNGKMKEPNLARIDITGTIVDTSEILDELEKARADSNIKGVLLYIDSPGGALSPSVELAMAVKRLKESKKVLAYAAGNMASGSYYAGVNADAIIANPGAFIGSIGVIMQGANIENLAKNLGVSEQVVKAGEFKEAGTFMRSWSKQERESLQGLVNDAYMLFVSDVAAARNLDIKKKDEWANARVFLAQNALKIGLIDSLGSYIDAQNELAKMSLVDEPVWQEKPQLEKIMEKFTKQGINSLFGTFFETKLR; translated from the coding sequence TTGCAAATTTTAAGGCTTATTTTTAGGGGAATTTTGGGAATTTTTAAATTTATAAATAGCTACTTTAAGGCACTCATATTTTTACTGATCTTATTTTTAATATTTGCGCCAAATGGCAAGATGAAAGAGCCAAATTTAGCTCGCATAGACATCACTGGCACGATAGTAGATACTAGCGAAATTTTAGACGAGCTCGAAAAGGCAAGAGCTGATAGCAACATCAAAGGCGTGCTGCTCTACATCGACAGCCCAGGCGGCGCACTAAGCCCGAGCGTGGAGCTAGCCATGGCGGTCAAGCGACTAAAAGAGAGCAAAAAAGTGCTCGCATACGCTGCTGGCAACATGGCAAGTGGCAGCTACTACGCCGGCGTAAATGCCGACGCCATCATCGCAAACCCAGGCGCTTTCATCGGCTCTATCGGCGTCATCATGCAAGGGGCAAACATCGAAAATTTAGCCAAAAATTTAGGCGTGAGCGAGCAGGTGGTGAAGGCTGGCGAGTTTAAAGAGGCTGGCACTTTTATGAGGAGCTGGAGCAAACAGGAGCGCGAGAGCTTACAAGGGCTCGTAAATGACGCTTACATGCTCTTTGTAAGCGACGTGGCAGCGGCTAGAAATTTAGATATCAAGAAAAAAGACGAGTGGGCAAATGCAAGGGTCTTTTTAGCACAAAATGCCCTAAAAATAGGGCTAATAGATAGCCTTGGCAGCTACATAGACGCTCAAAATGAGCTAGCTAAAATGAGCCTCGTAGATGAGCCCGTCTGGCAAGAAAAACCGCAGCTCGAAAAGATAATGGAGAAATTTACAAAGCAAGGCATAAACTCGCTTTTTGGCACATTTTTTGAGACAAAACTTAGATAA
- a CDS encoding RNA recognition motif domain-containing protein: MNIYVGNLSYRTTEAELKEAFAQFGEVRRAKIVKDRETDRSKGFGFVEMDDANEGQKAIDALNEKELGGRTLRVNEARPRD; the protein is encoded by the coding sequence GTGAATATTTATGTAGGAAATTTGTCGTATAGAACGACAGAGGCAGAATTAAAGGAAGCCTTTGCACAATTTGGTGAAGTAAGGCGAGCAAAAATAGTAAAAGATAGAGAAACTGATCGTTCAAAAGGCTTTGGCTTTGTTGAAATGGACGATGCAAATGAGGGACAAAAGGCTATAGACGCGCTAAATGAAAAAGAACTAGGCGGACGTACTTTAAGGGTAAATGAGGCTAGACCAAGAGATTAA
- a CDS encoding WG repeat-containing protein yields MFWGFDYADDFNEGFARVRKDYKWGYINTKGEQIVECKFYYADDFNEGLAMVKKDGKYGYINTKGEQAIECKFDGVGDFNEGFAIVAKDGKCGYINTKGEQIIECKFDEACDFKEGFAMVKKDRKWSYINTKGEQAIECKFDGVDDFNEGFAIVAKDGKYGYINTKGEQIIECKFDDARGFNEGFARVQKDDKWGYINTKGEQIVECKFYYADDFNEGFARVQKDGKWGYINTKGCFVIFDESKNEIEVFDKAIDMSNNIFYLSRLDDKFGLLDENFNVVVKNSIYGEFEVLQRINETTFLIKIAERELFVDSEGNFR; encoded by the coding sequence ATGTTTTGGGGATTTGATTATGCTGACGATTTTAACGAAGGCTTTGCTCGGGTTCGAAAAGATTACAAATGGGGTTATATAAATACTAAAGGTGAGCAGATCGTAGAGTGTAAATTTTATTATGCTGACGATTTTAACGAAGGTCTTGCTATGGTTAAAAAAGATGGCAAGTATGGATATATAAACACCAAAGGTGAGCAAGCCATAGAGTGTAAATTTGATGGTGTTGGTGATTTTAACGAAGGTTTTGCTATAGTTGCAAAAGACGGCAAGTGCGGATATATAAACACCAAAGGCGAACAGATCATAGAGTGTAAATTTGATGAAGCATGCGACTTTAAAGAGGGCTTTGCTATGGTTAAAAAAGATCGCAAATGGAGTTATATAAACACCAAAGGTGAGCAAGCCATAGAGTGTAAATTTGATGGTGTTGACGATTTTAACGAAGGTTTTGCTATAGTTGCAAAAGACGGCAAGTATGGATATATAAACACCAAAGGTGAGCAGATCATAGAGTGTAAATTTGATGATGCTCGGGGTTTTAACGAAGGCTTTGCTCGGGTTCAAAAAGACGACAAATGGGGTTATATAAATACTAAAGGTGAGCAGATCGTAGAGTGTAAATTTTATTATGCTGACGATTTTAACGAAGGCTTTGCTCGGGTTCAAAAAGACGGCAAATGGGGCTATATAAATACCAAAGGATGTTTTGTCATTTTTGACGAAAGCAAAAATGAGATAGAAGTGTTTGATAAGGCTATAGACATGTCAAATAACATTTTCTACTTATCGCGGCTAGATGATAAATTTGGACTTTTGGATGAAAACTTTAATGTCGTTGTCAAAAATAGCATTTATGGTGAATTTGAGGTGCTTCAAAGGATAAATGAAACTACTTTTTTGATAAAAATAGCAGAGAGAGAACTCTTTGTGGATAGCGAAGGGAATTTCAGATAA
- the serA gene encoding phosphoglycerate dehydrogenase, giving the protein MMKTIIVCDAIHPVGFELLKKEQDINVIDAVNTPKDELLKILGEADVAITRSSTEVNDAFLNAGKKLKAIVRAGVGVDNVDIEGCSRRGIIAMNVPTANTIAAVELTMAHMLASARSLEYAHNDLKLDRIWKREKWYGVELFKKKLGVIGFGNIGSRVAVRAKAFGMEIIAYDPYIDPSKVIDMGGTYTKNFDDILACDFITIHTPKTKETTNMIGAKEIAKMKDGVRLINCARGGLYNEEALYEGLKSGKIAFAGIDVFTREPATDHPLLDLNNVSVTPHLGANTLESQRNIAVEAVEQAILAARGISYPNALNLPIKTEDLPPFVEPYIDLTSKMAFLAAQINKSVIKAIRIETHGQISEYANSMLTFAIVGALKESLGDAINYVNAKFLCDEKGIVTETSLGGDSIFKNKITVRLTTENGIVTVGGTVFGENQQRIVTINGFKTDFKPKGKMIIFKNHDVPGVIAQISKILADEKINIADFRLGRDDHNMALAVILVDEHIKAETLERLNALEACVWAQYAVI; this is encoded by the coding sequence ATTATGAAAACTATCATTGTTTGCGATGCAATACACCCAGTAGGTTTTGAGCTTTTGAAAAAAGAGCAAGATATAAACGTAATAGATGCAGTTAATACTCCCAAAGATGAACTTTTAAAAATTTTAGGCGAGGCTGATGTTGCTATAACAAGAAGCTCAACTGAAGTAAACGATGCCTTTTTAAACGCTGGTAAAAAACTAAAAGCTATTGTTAGAGCTGGTGTTGGTGTAGATAATGTCGATATAGAAGGATGCTCAAGGCGTGGCATAATAGCTATGAACGTTCCAACTGCAAACACTATTGCTGCAGTTGAGCTAACAATGGCGCATATGCTAGCTTCAGCTAGATCCCTTGAATACGCTCATAATGATCTAAAGCTAGATAGAATCTGGAAGCGTGAAAAATGGTATGGGGTTGAGCTTTTTAAGAAAAAGCTTGGTGTGATCGGCTTTGGAAATATTGGCTCAAGGGTAGCTGTTCGTGCAAAAGCTTTTGGTATGGAGATCATCGCTTATGATCCATATATTGACCCATCTAAAGTTATCGACATGGGCGGTACTTATACTAAAAATTTTGATGATATTTTAGCATGTGATTTTATCACAATACATACGCCAAAAACTAAAGAGACGACCAATATGATAGGCGCTAAAGAGATCGCAAAAATGAAAGATGGCGTAAGACTTATAAACTGCGCTAGAGGTGGTCTTTATAACGAAGAAGCGCTTTATGAAGGACTAAAAAGTGGCAAGATAGCATTTGCTGGTATTGATGTTTTTACAAGAGAGCCAGCAACTGATCATCCGCTTCTTGATCTAAATAATGTAAGTGTCACCCCACACCTTGGAGCAAATACACTTGAATCACAGCGAAATATCGCAGTTGAGGCAGTCGAGCAAGCTATTTTAGCAGCTCGCGGTATAAGCTATCCAAATGCGTTAAATTTACCTATAAAAACAGAAGATCTACCGCCATTTGTTGAGCCTTATATCGATCTTACAAGCAAGATGGCATTTCTTGCTGCACAGATAAATAAAAGCGTTATCAAGGCCATTCGTATCGAGACTCACGGTCAAATCAGCGAATATGCAAATTCAATGCTAACTTTTGCAATCGTAGGTGCTTTAAAAGAGAGTCTTGGTGATGCGATAAATTATGTAAATGCTAAATTTTTATGCGATGAAAAAGGTATAGTGACCGAAACTAGCCTTGGTGGAGATAGCATTTTTAAAAATAAAATTACCGTTCGCTTAACTACTGAAAATGGCATTGTAACCGTAGGTGGAACGGTGTTTGGTGAAAATCAGCAACGCATCGTAACGATAAATGGATTTAAGACCGACTTTAAGCCAAAAGGTAAGATGATCATCTTTAAAAACCACGACGTGCCAGGCGTTATCGCTCAGATTAGTAAAATTTTGGCTGATGAAAAAATTAATATCGCAGACTTCCGCCTTGGTAGAGATGATCACAATATGGCACTTGCTGTCATCTTGGTTGATGAACATATAAAAGCAGAAACGTTAGAGAGACTAAACGCACTTGAAGCTTGCGTTTGGGCTCAATACGCAGTTATATAA
- the aroQ gene encoding type II 3-dehydroquinate dehydratase, with translation MDKKLKIMVIQGPNINMLGAREPGIYGVMKMEDIHSQMKIVADQNDVEIEFFQSNLEGELVDKIQECLGDADGIIINPAAYTHTSIAIRDALSAVALPVIEVHISNVYRREEFRHKSLIAPVAAGQIVGFGPVGYHLAMIGMLQIFEQIKAVRANQKAQ, from the coding sequence ATGGATAAGAAGCTAAAAATAATGGTTATCCAAGGCCCAAATATCAACATGCTTGGCGCTAGAGAGCCAGGAATTTATGGCGTTATGAAGATGGAAGATATCCACTCTCAAATGAAGATTGTCGCCGATCAAAATGACGTTGAGATCGAGTTTTTTCAAAGCAACCTTGAGGGCGAGCTAGTCGATAAGATCCAAGAGTGCTTGGGCGATGCTGACGGCATCATCATAAACCCAGCCGCTTACACTCACACCTCTATTGCTATCCGTGATGCGCTAAGTGCGGTTGCACTGCCAGTTATCGAGGTGCATATCAGCAACGTTTATAGAAGAGAAGAGTTCCGCCACAAAAGCCTCATCGCACCAGTTGCGGCAGGTCAGATCGTAGGCTTTGGACCAGTTGGCTATCATTTAGCGATGATAGGCATGCTTCAAATTTTTGAGCAAATCAAAGCAGTAAGAGCAAATCAAAAAGCACAATGA
- the efp gene encoding elongation factor P, translating to MASYSMGDLKKGLKIEIDGVPYKIVEYQHVKPGKGAAFVRAKIKSFIDGKVLEKTFHAGDKCEQPHLEEKEMQYLYDDGEYCQFMDTVTYEQVAISDEDVGDVKKWMIDGMMVEILFHNGNAIGVEVPQVVELKIVETPPNFKGDTQGGKKPATLESGAVVQIPFHVLEGEVIRVDTVRGEYIERANK from the coding sequence ATGGCTTCATATTCAATGGGTGATCTAAAAAAAGGGCTAAAGATCGAGATCGATGGCGTTCCTTATAAAATCGTAGAATATCAACATGTTAAACCGGGCAAAGGTGCAGCTTTTGTTCGTGCGAAAATCAAATCTTTTATCGACGGAAAAGTGCTTGAAAAGACTTTTCACGCAGGCGATAAATGCGAGCAACCACATCTTGAAGAAAAAGAGATGCAGTATCTTTATGATGATGGTGAATATTGTCAATTTATGGATACGGTTACTTATGAACAAGTTGCTATTAGCGATGAGGATGTGGGTGATGTTAAAAAATGGATGATCGATGGCATGATGGTTGAAATTTTATTTCACAATGGTAACGCGATCGGCGTTGAAGTGCCACAAGTAGTTGAGCTAAAGATAGTTGAGACTCCACCAAATTTCAAGGGCGATACGCAAGGCGGTAAAAAGCCAGCTACTCTTGAGAGTGGTGCGGTAGTTCAGATACCATTTCACGTACTTGAGGGCGAGGTTATCCGTGTGGATACTGTTCGCGGCGAGTATATCGAGCGTGCGAATAAATAA
- a CDS encoding 30S ribosomal protein S1: MAVNKSVQLGKAKDEDIEDIDFAAMLEESFKKTEEDSDAKIVSINGDEVLIDVGKKSEGILNVSEITDANGNLTHKVGDTIKVVITGSRNGRPIVSHKKALRKEKVKAFIEAYDPENSGEIDVKVVGKNKGGFITQDANGVEFFLPKTHSGFKNAEGVIGKTYKVRVIKIDKEENSIVVSRKKILDDDRKKRKEALSSIVENDSVIEGTVKKITTYGMFVDVGGVDGLVHYSEISYKGPVNPSSLYKEGDKVLVKVISYDNEKRHLSLSIKAATPDPWEEIINDGLEVGDTIKVTVSNIEPYGAFVDLGNDIEGFLHISEISWDKNIKNPKDHINEGQEIDVEVIEIDAKGHRLRVSLKNLLPKPFDEFKAKHKEGDVVKGVVTTITNFGAFVRVGCVEGLLHNEDASWDRNDKCKDMFKAGDELEVKIIKIDSAEQKVSLSLKDLKQSPVQAFADKFNVGDIVKGTIRDIKDFGVFVELGDNVDALIRKEDLGSVDVSTLKIGDDIEAAIAFIDEKKNRIRLSIRRLAKQKEREVLNEINDNDDKVTLGDIIKEQLL, from the coding sequence AAAAGACTGAAGAAGATAGTGATGCAAAGATCGTCAGTATCAATGGCGATGAGGTTTTAATCGACGTTGGCAAGAAGTCAGAAGGCATTTTAAATGTTTCTGAGATCACTGACGCAAACGGTAACCTGACGCATAAAGTTGGCGATACGATCAAAGTTGTAATAACTGGATCAAGAAATGGAAGACCTATAGTGTCGCACAAAAAAGCACTTAGAAAAGAGAAGGTTAAAGCTTTCATCGAAGCTTACGATCCTGAAAATTCTGGCGAAATCGACGTAAAAGTAGTTGGAAAAAATAAAGGTGGCTTTATAACTCAAGATGCAAATGGGGTAGAATTTTTCTTACCAAAAACTCACAGCGGCTTTAAAAACGCTGAAGGCGTAATTGGTAAAACATATAAAGTAAGAGTTATAAAAATTGATAAAGAAGAAAATAGCATAGTTGTCTCTAGAAAGAAAATTTTAGATGACGACCGTAAAAAGCGTAAAGAAGCTCTATCAAGCATAGTAGAAAATGATAGCGTTATAGAGGGTACAGTTAAAAAAATTACAACTTATGGTATGTTCGTTGATGTTGGCGGAGTCGATGGACTTGTACATTATAGTGAGATAAGTTATAAAGGCCCAGTGAACCCTAGCTCACTATATAAAGAAGGCGATAAAGTTTTAGTTAAAGTTATCAGTTATGACAACGAAAAACGCCACCTATCTTTATCTATCAAGGCAGCTACTCCAGATCCTTGGGAAGAGATCATAAATGATGGACTAGAGGTTGGTGACACTATCAAAGTTACAGTTAGCAATATCGAGCCTTATGGCGCATTTGTTGATCTTGGAAATGATATTGAAGGATTTTTACATATATCTGAAATTTCATGGGATAAAAATATCAAAAATCCAAAAGATCACATCAATGAAGGCCAAGAAATCGATGTTGAAGTTATTGAAATTGATGCTAAAGGACACCGCCTAAGAGTAAGTCTTAAAAATTTACTTCCAAAGCCATTTGATGAGTTTAAGGCAAAACACAAAGAGGGTGACGTAGTAAAAGGCGTTGTGACAACTATCACAAATTTTGGTGCATTTGTTAGAGTGGGTTGCGTTGAAGGCTTACTACATAATGAAGACGCGTCTTGGGATAGAAACGATAAATGCAAAGATATGTTTAAAGCTGGTGACGAGCTTGAAGTAAAAATAATCAAAATCGATAGTGCTGAACAAAAAGTTTCACTTAGCCTAAAAGACCTAAAACAAAGTCCAGTTCAAGCATTCGCTGATAAATTTAATGTAGGTGATATCGTAAAAGGAACAATTCGCGACATTAAAGACTTTGGCGTATTTGTAGAGCTTGGTGATAACGTTGATGCGCTGATCCGCAAAGAAGATTTAGGTAGTGTAGACGTTAGTACACTTAAGATTGGCGATGATATCGAAGCAGCTATCGCATTTATCGATGAGAAGAAAAATAGAATTCGCCTAAGTATACGCCGTTTAGCAAAACAAAAAGAGCGTGAAGTGTTAAATGAGATCAATGATAATGATGATAAAGTAACACTCGGCGATATTATAAAAGAACAATTACTTTAG
- a CDS encoding DJ-1 family glyoxalase III, whose protein sequence is MKKVAVILAEGFEEIEALTSVDVLRRAGAIASIVGLNDVNIKGCHNICVKADVTLREMKELNYDAIVLPGGLPGASNLANDTRLKAILQNFDKSNKLICAICAAPMVLESAGVLKDHFVCYPGFEENVRSDKRGYVSDKNVLKDQNIITGKGPAFSMEFALFIVKNLLGDEAYLKVKNDLLYK, encoded by the coding sequence ATGAAAAAAGTTGCTGTGATTTTAGCTGAAGGATTTGAGGAGATAGAAGCACTAACTTCTGTTGATGTTTTACGTAGAGCTGGAGCGATAGCTTCTATTGTTGGGCTAAATGACGTAAACATCAAAGGGTGTCACAATATATGCGTAAAAGCCGACGTAACACTTCGCGAGATGAAAGAGCTAAACTATGATGCGATCGTCCTTCCTGGTGGACTTCCAGGAGCTAGCAATCTAGCAAATGATACAAGGCTCAAAGCAATTTTGCAAAATTTTGATAAAAGCAATAAGCTTATTTGTGCCATTTGTGCTGCTCCTATGGTACTCGAGAGTGCTGGTGTGCTAAAAGATCATTTTGTTTGTTATCCAGGATTCGAAGAAAATGTAAGAAGCGACAAAAGAGGCTACGTGAGCGATAAAAACGTGCTAAAAGATCAAAACATCATCACAGGAAAGGGTCCTGCTTTTTCGATGGAATTTGCACTTTTTATAGTTAAAAATTTACTTGGCGATGAAGCGTATCTTAAAGTAAAGAATGATTTACTTTATAAATAG